In Streptomyces paludis, the genomic stretch GGCCGGTGGGGGAAGCCGTCAGGCGGCCGTACGGTGGCAGCGGATCCACGCGGCCTGTCCGCCGTCGACCAGCAGATCCGTACCGGTGATGTAGAGCGATCCGGGGCCGGTGAGGAAGGCGACCGCCTCGGCGATCTCCCCGGGGGTCCCGGTGCGGCCCGCGCCGCAGTCCTCCAGCATCTTCATCATGTGGACGCCGGACGCCGAATCGGCCTCCGCCTTGGCCATCGCGGTGGAGACGACACCCGGGCTCACGGTGTTGACCCGGGCGCCGAGGCGGTTCCAGGCGAGCGCGGCGGCCTGTACCCGCAGATGGTTGGAGCGCTTGGTGACGCAGTACGCGGAAGTCGCGTCGGCGCCGATGGCGGTGACCACACCGAGGCCGGGGAGCCGGTCCGTCGGGGTGGTGGCGAGCGCGAACTCGTCCTCCCGGCTGAGCTGCGCGTAGTGCCCGGCCATGCTGGAGACGCACACCAGTGACGTACCGCGGGTCGCCACCGTCTCGAAGACGTCGATGACATGGGCGGTGCCCATCATGTTGACGTCGATGATCGCCTCGGCCGGGGCGGTCGCGGGCGAGAGCCCGGCGGTGTGGACGACGGCGGTCACCCGTCCCTCACCGGCCGCGGTCGCGGCGAGCTTCTCGACCGCGGAGCGGTCGGAGACATCGGTGACCACGCCCCGTACCGCGTAACCCTCGGCGGTGAGCGCGCCGAGGGTCTCGTCGAGCCGCCGTTCGGAGGCGTCGGCGAGGATCACGGTCCGCCCGCCGCCCAGCCGGCGCGCGATCGACGCGCCCATGCCTCCCGCGCCCGTGACCACGACCACGTCACGGCGTTCTGTCTGCTGGCCGTCCACCACGGTGCAACTCCCTGGACTCGGTTGAAGGTTGAAGGTCGGGGGCGCTGGGCCCTGACTCCGGCGCCCCCGGGTCCGCCGGCCGGTGACCGGCGGACGGCGCTATGTGTCAGACAGGCCCTAGACGACCCCGGCGGCCGGGGCGAGGGTGCGTACCGCCTCGGCCCATGGCGTGCGGGCCGCGATGGCCGCGCGCCAGGGCCGGATGGCCCTCGGCGGCAGGCCGACCACGAGCACCCCGGACAGCCGGTCGCCGGTGCGGTACGCGACCATGAACCGGCGCTCGTCCAAGTCGCCCTCCACGACGGTGACTTCGTCGTGGCCCCGCAGATATCCGAACGCCTGGACCTTCATGTCGTACTGGTCGGACCAGAAGTACGGCACCGGCGCGAACGGCTTGCGGGCCTCCGGACGCAGCAGGTTGCGGGCG encodes the following:
- a CDS encoding SDR family oxidoreductase — protein: MDGQQTERRDVVVVTGAGGMGASIARRLGGGRTVILADASERRLDETLGALTAEGYAVRGVVTDVSDRSAVEKLAATAAGEGRVTAVVHTAGLSPATAPAEAIIDVNMMGTAHVIDVFETVATRGTSLVCVSSMAGHYAQLSREDEFALATTPTDRLPGLGVVTAIGADATSAYCVTKRSNHLRVQAAALAWNRLGARVNTVSPGVVSTAMAKAEADSASGVHMMKMLEDCGAGRTGTPGEIAEAVAFLTGPGSLYITGTDLLVDGGQAAWIRCHRTAA